Genomic DNA from Gimesia aquarii:
CAGAACTTTCAGCTAGTGCATTGAGGATCTCTGTTTTGGTAAGTGGCTTATCTTTAGTAGCCTTTGCTGCCATTGTGAACTCCTGATACTGGAATTTGAAAATGAAAGAAGTGGGGAGCCACCTCGTCATAGTGAGTTGTAATCCTGTTTTCAGCCTGAGAAATCACTAAAACTCTCTCATGGCCAAGCGTAAGTAAAGTGATCTTAATTCTAAAAGTCAATGTGTTTGTCCCTATTTTTTAGGACTTTTTGCTATTTCCACCGAAATTATTTTTTTTGCCGTGTCATTTAATTGTTCCTCTGAGATAATAAAACTCTGGCTTTTATTGATGGAATATTCAAAATTCGACTGTTGATGAATCCCATTTTTTATAGGCACACTCTTCCGACAGAGTGAAAATGAACGAAATATTTTTCAGCGAAAGTGAAAGATAAAAACAAAAAGCCCGACGGAACCGGGGACACTGAAACAGGGAGTCTCCCTAATGGCTACGAATGAAACTCGCTTTGATATGACATCTTCGATCGTCAATCACATTCTTGTTGTGGACGACGAACAGGATACCGCCTTATTTCTCAAAAAACTTCTAGAGGAACATGGCTACCATGTAACAATAGCGAAAGACGGCGGACAAGCCCACTCATCATTCAGTATGCACAAACCTGATTTTGTGATTCTAGATTTAATCATTCCTCACGAAAGTGGTTTTGAAATCTGTGAACGGATGAAACAAAAAGAAAGTGATGTTCCCATCCTCATTTTGACTGCAATTGACTCTCCAGAATCACGTCAGTTAGCAAAACGAGTTGGTGCGGATGGTTATCTGTTGAAACCGTTTGACCCGGATGAATTACTGGAAATGATCAAAGAGATTTCAAATGATGTCTGGGAACATGATCACCTCGATTCTTCCAAGGAAGATCTGGACGAACGAATTCATTTCTACTGTCCCTGTGGTAAAAAGCTAAAAGTTCGCGTTAGACATAGAGGACGCACAATGACCTGTCCCTCATGTCAAGAAGCACTTGTGGTTCCTCTGTATGATTAAGTCGATTCATCTTACTTCGTTTCAATAATTTTTTAATTAAATAAATATGAAACTAAAGTTCTCAATACCTTATCATCAAAGGAAATGGGTCAACTTCAGTTTTAATTTTGAGGGCTAGTATGCCAAAATTCATTATCAAAACAGGTAAGCATCAGGGGAAAACGTTAAAGCTTCCTGAAAGAGACATCACCATTGGTCGCGAGCTGGAATGCGATATTCGTATCACTGACTCTGATGTCAGTCGCAGACATTGCCAATTAATTGTCCTCGACGAAAAAATCTCTGTGATTGATTTAA
This window encodes:
- a CDS encoding response regulator transcription factor encodes the protein MATNETRFDMTSSIVNHILVVDDEQDTALFLKKLLEEHGYHVTIAKDGGQAHSSFSMHKPDFVILDLIIPHESGFEICERMKQKESDVPILILTAIDSPESRQLAKRVGADGYLLKPFDPDELLEMIKEISNDVWEHDHLDSSKEDLDERIHFYCPCGKKLKVRVRHRGRTMTCPSCQEALVVPLYD